A genomic window from Populus alba chromosome 19, ASM523922v2, whole genome shotgun sequence includes:
- the LOC118056500 gene encoding calcium-dependent protein kinase 11 codes for MNEETSRAPPSQQRPSSAAPPASRARPTTRKPATSVLPHQTPRLRDHYLFGKKLGQGQFGITYLCTHKASSALYACKSISKRKLLCREDYEDVYREIQIMHHLSGQPNVVQIKDTYEDSMFVHLVMELCAGGELFDRIVAKGHYSEKEAAKLTKNIIGVVEYCHCLGVMHRDLKPENFLFDKPGDDAKLKTTDFGLSVFYKPGQYFYDVVGSPYYVAPEVLLKHYGPQADVWSAGVILYILLSGVPPFWAETDSGIFRQILQGKLDLESDPWPNISESAKDLIRKMLDRDPKQRITAHEVLCNPWIVDDRVAPDKPLDSAVLSRLKHFSAMNKLKKMALRVIAERLSEEEIGGLKELFKMIDTDNSGTITFEELKHGLKRVGSQMTETEIKDLMDAADIDNSGTIDYGEFLAATLHLNKMEREDNLVAAFSYFDKDGSGYITIDELQQACKDFGLGDVHLDEIIKEIDQDNDGRIDYGEFAAMMRKGDGGVGRTRTMRSNLNFNLADDLGVENATSDC; via the exons atgaatgaagaaaCCAGCAGAGCACCACCATCACAACAACGACCATCTTCAGCAGCACCACCAGCATCAAGAGCACGACCAACAACAAGAAAGCCCGCAACTTCAGTTTTGCCACATCAAACCCCAAGACTTAGAGACCATTATTTGTTTGGCAAGAAACTAGGACAAGGTCAATTTGGAATCACGTATCTATGTACCCATAAAGCAAGCAGCGCTCTTTATGCCTGCAAATCAATTTCAAAGAGGAAACTTTTATGTAGAGAAGACTATGAGGATGTTTATAGAGAGATTCAGATCATGCACCATTTATCAGGGCAACCAAATGTGGTGCAAATAAAGGATACTTATGAAGATTCCATGTTTGTACATTTGGTTATGGAATTATGTGCAGGTGGTGAGCTTTTTGATAGGATCGTGGCAAAGGGTCATTATAGCGAGAAAGAGGCTGCTAAATTGACCAAAAACATAATTGGGGTGGTTGAGTATTGTCATTGTTTGGGGGTTATGCATAGAGATCTTAAGCCTGAGAATTTCTTGTTTGATAAACCTGGTGATGATGCCAAGCTCAAGACTACAGATTTTGGCCTTTCTGTCTTTTACAAGCcag GacaatatttttatgatgtaGTTGGGAGTCCGTATTATGTTGCACCAGAGGTTTTGCTTAAGCACTATGGTCCTCAAGCAGATGTCTGGAGTGCGGGTGTTATCCTTTACATCTTATTAAGTGGAGTTCCGCCTTTTTGGGCAG AAACCGATTCAGGAATCTTCAGACAGATTTTACAAGGAAAACTAGATTTAGAATCTGATCCGTGGCCAAATATCTCAGAAAGTGCCAAAGATTTGATCAGAAAGATGCTTGACAGGGACCCGAAGCAAAGGATTACTGCTCATGAAGTCTTGT GTAACCCATGGATTGTAGATGACAGAGTTGCTCCAGACAAACCTCTTGATTCTGCAGTATTGTCACGTCTGAAGCATTTCTCAGCGATGAATAAACTTAAAAAGATGGCTTTGCGT gtcATAGCAGAAAGGCTTTCCGAAGAAGAAATTGGTGGTTTGAAAGAGTTGTTTAAGATGATTGACACAGACAATAGTGGGACAATAACATTCGAAGAACTTAAACACGGTTTGAAGAGAGTTGGTTCTCAGATGACAGAAACTGAAATCAAGGATTTGATGGATGCG GCTGATATAGACAACAGTGGAACCATAGACTATGGTGAATTTCTTGCTGCTACTTTGCACTTAAATAAGATGGAGAGAGAGGACAATTTGGTCGCAGCTTTCTCCTATTTTGACAAGGATGGTAGTGGCTACATCACGATTGATGAACTTCAACAGGCCTGCAAAGATTTTGGTCTTGGTGATGTACATCTGGATGAGATAATCAAAGAAATTGATCAAGACAAT GATGGGAGGATAGATTATGGGGAGTTTGCTGCAATGATGAGAAAGGGTGATGGAGGAGTTGGGAGGACCAGAACCATGAGAAGCAACCTCAACTTTAATTTGGCTGATGATTTGGGGGTTGAAAATGCAACCTCAGATTGCTAA
- the LOC118056502 gene encoding subtilisin-like protease SBT3.6 isoform X1 translates to MKQSSKTNMHRRTRFPFSFSSSSPLILLLALIFVIRMAESVPSTADSSSTASVQIVYTERPQEEEPEAYHIRTLASVLGSEDAAKEALLYSYKTAASGFSAKLTPQQVEQISKLPGVLQVVPSKKLQLHTGPGIGRLH, encoded by the exons ATGAAGCAGAGCTCAAAAACCAATATGCACAGAAGAACCAGATTTCCCTTCTCtttctcatcatcatcaccgTTGATTTTGTTGTTGGCTTTGATCTTTGTAATCAGAATGGCCGAGTCTGTTCCTTCAACGGCTGATTCATCATCAACAGCATCGGTTCAGATTGTCTATACCGAGAGACCTCAGGAAGAGGAGCCTGAGGCTTACCATATCCGAACCCTCGCCTCTGTTCTTGGCAG CGAGGATGCTGCAAAGGAGGCTTTGCTTTATAGTTATAAGACAGCAGCGAGTGGATTCTCTGCCAAGCTGACACCACAACAAGTTGAACAAATCTCAA AACTTCCAGGTGTTCTTCAGGTTGTCCCCAGCAAGAAACTTCAGCTGCATACAGGACCTGGGATTGGGAGGCTGCATTAA
- the LOC118056502 gene encoding subtilisin-like protease SBT3.6 isoform X2 gives MAESVPSTADSSSTASVQIVYTERPQEEEPEAYHIRTLASVLGSEDAAKEALLYSYKTAASGFSAKLTPQQVEQISKLPGVLQVVPSKKLQLHTGPGIGRLH, from the exons ATGGCCGAGTCTGTTCCTTCAACGGCTGATTCATCATCAACAGCATCGGTTCAGATTGTCTATACCGAGAGACCTCAGGAAGAGGAGCCTGAGGCTTACCATATCCGAACCCTCGCCTCTGTTCTTGGCAG CGAGGATGCTGCAAAGGAGGCTTTGCTTTATAGTTATAAGACAGCAGCGAGTGGATTCTCTGCCAAGCTGACACCACAACAAGTTGAACAAATCTCAA AACTTCCAGGTGTTCTTCAGGTTGTCCCCAGCAAGAAACTTCAGCTGCATACAGGACCTGGGATTGGGAGGCTGCATTAA
- the LOC118056503 gene encoding large ribosomal subunit protein bL21c, translating to MAASSSTALVALCSSLTTQCKISKSQNLPLSKTLCLSKPNFGSFSNTPKKLSSPLIFSKRPTFFPRPKVSESEAPVVEAETEVPVSEANPEPAATQIVEVAKEEPPKREEIFAVVMVGSRQYIVIPGRWLYVQRLKGANVNDKIVLNKVLLVGTRTSAYIGKPVVTNASVHAVVEEQGLDAKKIVFKYKRKKNYRRNIGHRQPNTRIRITGITGYQDYPVSTLDS from the exons ATGgctgcttcttcttctacaGCGCTAGTGGCTCTCTGTTCTTCGTTAACCACTCAATGCAAAATCTCCAAAAGCCAAAACCTTCCTCTCTCCAAAACCCTTTGTCTCTCTAAACCCAATTTTGGGTCTTTCTCAAACACCCCTAAGAAGCTCTCCTCGCCTCTTATTTTCTCTAAAAGACCTACATTTTTTCCCAGGCCCAAAGTCTCTGAATCTGAAGCTCCTGTTGTTGAAGCAGAGACTGAAGTACCTGTGTCAGAGGCTAACCCTGAGCCTGCTGCCACGCAGATTGTTGAGGTTGCTAAGGAAGAACCACCTAAGCGTGAGGAGATTTTTGCTGTTGTTATG GTAGGATCTCGCCAGTATATTGTTATACCAGGGCGATGGCTCTATGTTCAGAGGCTAAAAGGTGCAAATGTCAATGACAAG ATAGTTTTGAATAAGGTGTTACTTGTGGGAACAAGAACAAGTGCCTATATTGGAAAACCAGTGGTGACTAATGCTTCTGTTCATGCCGTAGTTGAAGAGCAG GGATTAGATGCTAAAAAGATTGTCTTCAAATATAAGAGGAAGAAGAACTATAGGAGAAATATTGGTCATCGACAG CCAAATACTCGGATAAGGATAACAGGCATCACTGGCTATCAAGACTACCCAGTATCTACTCTTGATTCATAA
- the LOC118056504 gene encoding uncharacterized membrane protein At4g09580: MASTRNIVGGETTTGNERGRVLAMRDEEKAKEDDSPSAKRAKFERFPLTRWELAAALGVFFVFSSGLFCIYLTMPAAEYGKLKLPRTISDLRLLKDSLATYANEYPAQFILGYCSTYIFMQTFMIPGTIFMSLLAGALFGVVRGIFLVVFNATAGASSCFFLSKLIGRPLVNWLWPEKLRFFQAEIAKRREKLLNYMLFLRVTPTLPNLFINLASPIVDIPFHIFFLATLLGLIPASYITVRAGLALGDLKSVKDLYDFKTLSVLFIIGSISIFPTLLKRKRIYE; this comes from the exons ATGGCATCGACAAGGAATATAGTAGGTGGTGAAACAACAACAGGAAACGAGAGGGGGAGGGTGTTAGCGATGAGAGATGAAGAGAAAGCTAAAGAGGACGATTCACCCTCTGCTAAAAGAGCTAAATTTGAGAGATTTCCGTTGACAAGATGGGAATTAGCTGCTGCTCTCGGagtcttttttgtcttttcatcgggaTTGTTTTGTATCTACTTGACAATGCCTGCTGCTGAATACGGCAAGCTCAAGTTGCCTCGTACTATTTCAGATCTTCGCTTGCTCAA AGACAGTCTCGCAACATATGCAAATGAATATCCAGCACAATTCATTCTGGGCTACTGCTCTACTTATATCTTCATGCAGACTTTTATGATTCCTGGAACAATTTTCATGTCATTGCTAGCTGGAGCTCTTTTTGGCGTTGTTAGGGggatttttttggttgttttcaATGCCACAGCTGGAGCGTCTTCCTGCTTTTTCTTGTCCAAGTTGATTGGCAGGCCTCTAGTTAATTGGTTGTGGCCtgaaaaattgagattttttcagGCTGAG ATTGCTAAGAGAAGGGAAAAACTACTGAATTACATGCTCTTCTTGAGAGTAACTCCAACGTTGCCCAATCTTTTTATCAATTTGGCATCTCCAATCGTGGACATAccttttcatattttctttttggctACTTTATTGGGTCTTATTCCTGCTTCCTATATCACTGTCAGG GCCGGCCTTGCTCTTGGGGATCTCAAGTCAGTAAAGGATCTATACGATTTCAAAACTTTGTCTGTGCTCTTCATTATTGGGTCCATTTCCATATTCCCTACCCTTCTAAAGAGAAAGCGAATATATGAGTGA